The Pseudomonas protegens genome contains the following window.
CTGGGTCGTGCGCCAATTCACTCAGCAGCTTGTCCAGGTCATCTCGGGAAAGATTGGGGCGTGCGGCATCGTGAACCAGCACCCAGTCCTCATCGGCCGCGCCTTGGGCATGCAGATGAAGCAGGGCATTGAGCACCGAACCGGAGCGCTCGGCGCCACCTTCGACCCGCTGAATCCGCGAATCATGGGCGCAGGCCAGGGTCGGCCAGTAAGGATCGTCCAGCGCCAGACTGACCACCAGCCCCTTGAGGCCTGGATGGTCGAGAAAACAGCCGAGGCTGTGTTCGAGAATTGTGCGTCCGCCCAGTTGCAGGTACTGCTTGGGACGGTCCGCGGCCATGCGGGCACCGACGCCCGCGGCAGGAATCACGGCCCAGAAGGCCGGCAGCCTAATGCTCATTGGGCCAACTGGTAGAGGGTTTCACCCTCCTTGACCATGCCCAGCTCATGGCGAGCCCGCTCTTCAACGGTCTCCATGCCCTTCTTCAACTCCATGACTTCCGCATCGAGTACGCGATTTCGCTCCAGCAAACGCTC
Protein-coding sequences here:
- the ispD gene encoding 2-C-methyl-D-erythritol 4-phosphate cytidylyltransferase, producing the protein MSIRLPAFWAVIPAAGVGARMAADRPKQYLQLGGRTILEHSLGCFLDHPGLKGLVVSLALDDPYWPTLACAHDSRIQRVEGGAERSGSVLNALLHLHAQGAADEDWVLVHDAARPNLSRDDLDKLLSELAHDPVGGLLAVPARDTLKRIDKHGRVLETVDRSLIWQAYTPQMFRLGALHRALADSLVADVAITDEASAMEWAGQAPRLIEGRSDNLKVTRPEDLEWLRQRWSNRR
- the ftsB gene encoding cell division protein FtsB — encoded protein: MRSPNWLFLVLLLLLAGLQYRLWVGNGSLAQVADLTQQIADQHAENERLLERNRVLDAEVMELKKGMETVEERARHELGMVKEGETLYQLAQ